The Chitinivibrionales bacterium genome includes the window TTCATTTCCATACGCACAATATAGGCACCCGCGCTCAGGGCGTGGGGAATGGTTATTCGCTGCATTTTTCCCGGGGTGGAGTATGCCGTATGACGCCACAGGCATTTCCCATTCATGTTATACAGGGCTATTGCGGTATTATTCTCATACCTTTCCGGCAGCGCCCAGGTTATTTCCAGGAGAGAGCCTGCCCGAGGTTTCATCATGCATTGCAAAACAGGTTCCGTGACCGGTTTTCGCATACGAGCGATAGTTTTTTCTTCCGGACAAGCCTCATCGATGTCGATTCCGAAATATCCATTATGCTTTGCAAACATGTCAAGGTCGATCCCCAGATAGGATGATGCCAGTTCTTTATAGCGGCCGTCAACCTCCACTCGTGCAAGTCTAAACGGCTTTTGGTTTTGGGTGATGATACGCAGGGCATCTTTTCCAATCAGCCATCGATCGGGATTTGCTTTTTGGTTCCGGTTGAAAAAACTTCCGGTGAGCAGGTTGTTTTTACTACAGGAAAACTGTAATCTGAGAGAATCATTGAATGCAACGGTATAATACTGCCAGGGTATATACTCGAGCGCAGAATCGAGCAGAGGAAAGGGGAAATATACCAGGGTGGTATCATTATCTCCCCGGGCCTCGATCTCCCTTATCCAACGGCAGTTTCGATAATCCCTGGATGCATTGACAATTTCTGCAGGCAATGTATCTTCGATAAAAACAGTAATCGCGCTGGAGCCGCTTGTCACATACCCGAGCCATTCGGAAATACCCTCGCAACTAAAGGACCCCTTTAGTTGCGAGTCCGACGGTTTTTTTTCTTCTGTTGTAAAACTCCCTTTTGCTCTATGGCCTTTATTGATGGAATCACCGGCCAACCGGGTCCAGGCAAAGAGGCAGATACTTTCATTCAGGACCACCTGTGCGTGCAGGTGAAAATGAAAAGTGGTGATGAAAAGTATTGCCGCACATACGCATTTTCCGGATATTTTCGAAGATTTCATAGGCGCCACCTTGATGAGGGTGAGGTATCAATAGTTTAGCTATGGCTTTGCCTGGCAATCGGTAGAGACAGGGTGTTATGTATATGCTCACTACTCCTGCGGAACAAAGGTTAATCGCTTAATTTTCATTTCGCACCTCTTCCGCTGCTACCGGGTAATGTGCCCTCCCTTGCCTGCTCTTCCGAGCAACGGCACGTATCTTAACCGCTTTAATTAATAATATAGTATTTGTTGGTGGTATTGCAAGTTTCACCTGAATATCCGCTGTCGCTCTCCAGGGCCCGGACAGGAGGAGGACGATTGAGGAGTGGTTCTTATTTTTCTTAGTCATGCCGGCTCTGACGAGTCTGGAGATCCCGGTTTTCTGGGCTCCGATTTCCGGATCAACTATCCTCAACGATTATCTTCTTCTCCCTCCCCGTTTCCGTGTGTTCCGCGGCCTAAAAAATTCTAATTCCGTAATTGATTTATCACAAACGCAAGCCCCTTAAATCTTCTATATAACCCCGCCCAAATCTTTCTCTACAGCAGCACAATCACCTGGCACACTATTTGTGATAATAAACCAATAAGATCGTTTATTATTGATAAATGGTTTTTGACGTGCAACGTTCGACTTGCAGCCAATAACGTTCAACCCATACGCTTCACCACTATGAACACAATCAGCAGAATTTACCGCTCCATAAACGGGTCGCCGGTACAGAACATGGGTCGTGTGCTCACGTTGATGGGCGGGATAGAGTCTGTAATTGGTCCTGAGGACATCGTTATTGTCAAACCGAATCTCCGGTGGTGGAACCAGGGCGCGCCCAACATTGCGGCGATCAACTTTTTTATCGAGCGCATATTCAGCCGTCCGGGCGGATTTTCCGGTGAAGTCATTCTTGCGGAAAACAGTCACCGGGGTGCTTTACCCTGGAATGAGGGCGGTTGGAGTACTCCCTTCCTTCGCAACAGCGATCTTAAGGGTGTAACAAACTATACGGAACTGGCCCAACGCCTCAAAAGCCGCCACGGCAACCGGTTTTCGGTCTGTCATTTAATCGATGTCAAGGATGGGGGCACACGGGTCTATTCGCCCTCGGAAGGTCCCGGGTATGTTTACTGTGACGGCACCGGTGGGGTCCCCCTTCTTGAAATCGATAATGGTCTCGATGCCGATTTCATGGTAGATTTCCCGGAATGTTATCCGGTCAAACGGGAGACCATTATGTCCTATCCGATCATGCAAACCGACCGTGGTACCCTTGTCGATTTTAAAAACGGCACCTGGGACAAAGGCGCCTATTCCGACCGTCCGGTCCGGTTGATCAATTTTTCAGCACTCAATCACCACAGTTTCTACGGCGGCATGAGCGGATCGGTGCGAAACTACCTGGGGATCGCGGATTTAAGTGGTGGCCCGGATCCATTCATGGACGGGCGGCTGGTTGCTCATTATTATAATTTCCATACTTTCCCCTATAATTGCTGGGATGACGGTTCTGTTCCGGGGCTTATCGGCTATGCTATCGGGTATTTCA containing:
- a CDS encoding DUF362 domain-containing protein, yielding MNTISRIYRSINGSPVQNMGRVLTLMGGIESVIGPEDIVIVKPNLRWWNQGAPNIAAINFFIERIFSRPGGFSGEVILAENSHRGALPWNEGGWSTPFLRNSDLKGVTNYTELAQRLKSRHGNRFSVCHLIDVKDGGTRVYSPSEGPGYVYCDGTGGVPLLEIDNGLDADFMVDFPECYPVKRETIMSYPIMQTDRGTLVDFKNGTWDKGAYSDRPVRLINFSALNHHSFYGGMSGSVRNYLGIADLSGGPDPFMDGRLVAHYYNFHTFPYNCWDDGSVPGLIGYAIGYFMNKIRKADLNIMTAHWCGLASRIHPPAANTKTIMASEDPVALDYHAAKYVLFPNSNAPMHDPDNLRLPLGQYLFRCAEQTGYAFDEEFVALKSYDYRKKGMQDPGDLPVRAPRIWGTDFETILRHLALYFLSPK